Proteins from one Hyperolius riggenbachi isolate aHypRig1 chromosome 2, aHypRig1.pri, whole genome shotgun sequence genomic window:
- the LOC137544656 gene encoding tripartite motif-containing protein 14-like, with translation MTSSSRDLALTSEQAAMLARAEGSADRHGKSRKEHLKEYKCPKCQKIYLKKPGLIRNTAFHNVSGAKSVRHNLLPPTTDLEMENRKCSVHKKTLEYYCTEDAACACVSCYVIGGHVGHKMMSLDEASEEKKKKLRNDLQKLMAETEKTEKRVQSLKERKRKAQEKADGETERVTVLFSDLRRRLEQLEKRVLSDITRQAQQVSQSYNYIIQQLEIKKQDLSRKMRRIEELCNMTDPLTVLQESDTGDLCDTEDRERHDKQLHDGGDLDVAGILHTLHTGLSDIMSGVIVQKHTDTQAYPHSSTEDKVPITATLSRPRPQPRRFIQHKLHQFGGAIKKSLQKTSGLPVYADILLDVTTAGNYLHISADRKTVSRADSSQNRPETPEIFQCLQVLSSQRFSSGRHYWEVDFGGSVMWRVGMCYPSIARRGPEAVIGSNDKSWALYRWNNQYTVRHNSEKIQLPDKIPSDRVRICLDYEAGQISFYALCDPIRHLHTFTATFTEPLHAVFWIWRGSIKIGRNQGI, from the exons atgacgtcatcaagccgggacctggcaCTGACATCAGAGCAAGCGGcgatgctggccagagcggaggggagcgccgatcgccATGGGAAAAGCAGAAag GAGCATCTAAAAGAATATAAATGTCCTAAATGTCAAAAGATATATTTGAAGAAGCCTGGACTGATAAGGAACACAGCTTTCCATAATGTCTCTGGGGCTAAGTCAGTTAGACACAATTTACTACCTCCCACCACTGACCTGGAGATGGAGAACAGGAAATGTTCCGTCCATAAGAAGACcctggagtattactgcactgaggatgctgcTTGTGCTTGTGTGTCCTGCTATGTGATTGGGGGACATGTGGGACATaagatgatgtcactggatgaGGCCTCTGAGGAGAAGAAAAAGAAACTGAGGAATGATTTGCAGAAACTGATGGCAGAGACCGAAAAGACTGAAAAAAGAGTGCAGAGTCTGAAGGAACGCAAgagaaaagcacaagaaaaagcagATGGTGAAACAGAGAGAGTCACTGTCCTGTTTAGTGACCTCAGGAGACGGCTGGAACAACTGGAGAAGAGAGTCCTGAGTGACATCACCAGGCAGGCACAGCAGGTGTCACAATCATACAATTACATCATTCAGCAGCTGGAAATAAAGAAGCAGGATctgtccaggaagatgcgtcgcattgaggagctgtgtaacatgactgacccactgactgtcttacaggaatcagacacaggtgacttgtgtgacacggaggacagagagagacatgataaacagctccatgatggaggggatctggatgtggccggcatcttacacacattacacacaggactatCTGATATCATGTCTGGAGTAATTGTGCagaaacatacagacacacaggcctatccacattctagtacagaggacaaagttcccatcactgctacactatccaggccacgcccccaGCCCAGGCGGTTCATACAACACAAACTGCACCAGTTTGGGGGGGCAATTAAAAAGTCTTTACAGAAAACGTCAGGGCTGCCAGTGTAtgcagacatattactggatgtaaCCACAGCTGGTAATTATCTACATATATCAGCTGACAGGAAAACTGTATCCAGGGCAGACAGCAGCCAGAATCGCCCAGAAACACCAGAGATATTTCAGTGTTTACAGGTGTTGAGCAGCCAAAGattctcctcagggcgacattactgggaagtggatttTGGGGGATCAGTAATGTGGAGAGTtgggatgtgttaccccagtatagccaggaggggACCTGAGGCAGTGATTGGATCTAATGATAAGTCCTGGGCTTTATACAGATGGAATAATCAGTATACAGTGAGGCATAACAGTGAAAAGATCCAGTTACCTGACAAGATCCCCAGTGATAGAGTCAGGATAtgtctggattatgaggccgggcagatctccttttatgccctgtgtgacccgatcagacacctccacaccttcactgccaccttcactgagcctCTCCATGCTGTTTTTTGGATATGGAGAGGTTCTATAAAGATAGGAAGGAATCAGGGGATTTAA